From the genome of Fibrobacter sp.:
AATTATGAGAGTTTTTGTAACCGGCGGCACTGGCTTTATTGGTCATTACGTGGTCAAGGCTTTATTGGCTAAGGGCCATGAAATTGTGATTGCAACACGTCATCCTAACAAGGTTCCCAGCCTTAAGTCTCAGCCCAATGTTAGTTTTGTAGAATGTTCCCTGACGGACTTTGATAAAATTGCAGATGGCTTGGTGGGTTGCGATGCCTGCATCCATATTGCTCTCGGTTGGGGTGAAACTCCCAGCACCATGTTGATGAACGATACCCGTGCCACGGTGAATATTTTGGAAAACGCAGCAAAGGCTGGTTGCAAGAAGTTTATCTATACCAGTAGTACAGCTGCAATGGGCAAGATGCGCCCTTCCATGCGCGAAGTCACCTCTAACTTACCTATGGATCTTTATGGTGCCACCAAGGCTGCCGGCGAAGCTTACGTACTTGGTTTTGCCCATGGTTACGGAACCCGTTTCCCCGAAGTTACAATGACCCGTAACATTATCCGTCCGGGTTATACTTTTGGAAATCCCGCCTGGTCCGATGGCTGCTCCCAGCCGGACCGCCGTTTCTTCGACATGGCCCGCGCCGTCAAGGAAGGCCGCGACATCAACATTATCAAGAATGACGGTACCCAGTTCATTCACGCAAGTCAGCAGGCTCAGCTTTACGTGAACTTGCTTGAATCCGACAAGAACGAGGAAATCTATCTCGGTCTAGGCAGCGTCTGGATGAGTTGGAAGGAAATTGCGGATATGATGGTTTCTATGCGCCCTGGCACAAAGTCCAAGGTTGTGGAAACTGACATGGGCTGGGGTGACGAACCCATGCTCTTCGATGTCCATAAGATCAAGGAACACTTTGGCCTGGCTTTCGATGCCCACGACTTCATGTTGGATCATGT
Proteins encoded in this window:
- a CDS encoding NAD(P)-dependent oxidoreductase → MRVFVTGGTGFIGHYVVKALLAKGHEIVIATRHPNKVPSLKSQPNVSFVECSLTDFDKIADGLVGCDACIHIALGWGETPSTMLMNDTRATVNILENAAKAGCKKFIYTSSTAAMGKMRPSMREVTSNLPMDLYGATKAAGEAYVLGFAHGYGTRFPEVTMTRNIIRPGYTFGNPAWSDGCSQPDRRFFDMARAVKEGRDINIIKNDGTQFIHASQQAQLYVNLLESDKNEEIYLGLGSVWMSWKEIADMMVSMRPGTKSKVVETDMGWGDEPMLFDVHKIKEHFGLAFDAHDFMLDHVKWTYEQV